The following proteins are encoded in a genomic region of Saccharopolyspora antimicrobica:
- a CDS encoding CitMHS family transporter, producing MLAVSGFLTVGVFLALVLSRRVSVLFALTLVPIAAALVSGFGAGLGGMIADGLATVAPVAIMITFAVLYFSLMVDAGLFDPAVARILRWAGGDPMKITVGTALLTLLVALDGDGASTFLITVSALLPIYRRLGMRRVVLAGVVCLAAGVMNMVPWGGPTARAMAALHLDSGRLFLPVLPAMLAGVLWVLVAAYLIGRGERKRLGVVELDVAERPRPTGADRVRFWINALLTVVLVGCLLAQLADLEVLFLLAFLVALLVNRPSWAAQQELLTKHAYNVVLVVAVIFAAGVFTGILTGTGMIGAMAAGLVSVIPDSAAGLLPVGTAIASMPLSLVFTPDAFYYGIVPVLAETSAALGGDPAAIGRAAILGQMTTGFPLSPLTASTFILLGMSGVDLGEHQRFVFRWAFGTTLVMTAVALLTGVL from the coding sequence ATGCTCGCCGTGAGCGGATTCCTCACCGTCGGGGTCTTCCTGGCGCTGGTGCTGTCCCGCCGGGTTTCGGTGCTGTTCGCGCTCACCCTGGTGCCGATCGCGGCCGCGCTGGTGAGCGGGTTCGGCGCCGGGCTGGGCGGGATGATCGCCGACGGCCTGGCCACCGTCGCCCCGGTTGCCATCATGATCACCTTCGCGGTGCTCTACTTCAGCCTGATGGTCGACGCCGGGCTGTTCGACCCGGCCGTCGCCCGGATCCTGCGCTGGGCGGGCGGCGACCCGATGAAGATCACCGTGGGCACCGCGCTGCTGACCCTGCTGGTCGCGCTCGACGGCGACGGCGCCTCCACGTTCCTGATCACCGTCTCCGCGCTGCTGCCGATCTACCGGCGGCTCGGCATGCGCCGGGTGGTGCTGGCCGGGGTGGTCTGCCTGGCGGCGGGCGTGATGAACATGGTGCCGTGGGGCGGCCCGACGGCCCGCGCGATGGCCGCGCTGCACCTGGACAGCGGCCGGCTGTTCCTCCCGGTCCTGCCCGCGATGCTGGCGGGCGTCCTGTGGGTGCTGGTGGCGGCGTACTTGATCGGCCGCGGCGAGCGCAAGCGGCTCGGTGTGGTCGAGCTCGACGTCGCCGAGCGGCCCCGGCCCACCGGCGCCGACCGGGTGCGGTTCTGGATCAACGCGCTGCTCACGGTGGTGCTGGTGGGCTGCCTGCTGGCGCAGCTCGCGGACCTGGAGGTGCTGTTCCTGCTGGCCTTCCTGGTGGCGCTGCTGGTCAACCGGCCGAGCTGGGCGGCGCAGCAGGAGCTGCTCACCAAGCACGCCTACAACGTGGTGCTGGTGGTCGCGGTGATCTTCGCGGCGGGCGTGTTCACCGGCATCCTCACCGGCACCGGGATGATCGGCGCGATGGCCGCGGGCCTGGTCTCGGTGATCCCGGACTCGGCGGCGGGCCTGCTGCCGGTGGGCACGGCCATCGCGAGCATGCCGCTGAGCCTGGTGTTCACCCCGGACGCCTTCTACTACGGGATCGTCCCGGTGCTGGCCGAGACGAGCGCGGCGCTCGGCGGCGACCCGGCGGCCATCGGCCGGGCGGCGATCCTCGGCCAGATGACCACCGGTTTCCCGCTCAGCCCGCTGACCGCCTCGACGTTCATCCTGCTCGGGATGAGCGGGGTGGACCTCGGCGAGCACCAGCGGTTCGTCTTCAGGTGGGCGTTCGGCACGACGCTGGTGATGACCGCGGTCGCGCTGCTGACGGGGGTGCTGTGA
- a CDS encoding acyclic terpene utilization AtuA family protein encodes MRIGSGAGFAGDRIEPAVQLAARGELDDLVLECLAERTIALGQQRRLRDPALGHDPRLRARFRPLLPVAIGNGVRVVTNMGSANPLAAGETTRDLLVESGLRGRIAVVTGDDVLDRLDLREPALEDGIALAAHGEVVSANAYLGAEALLPALDTGADVVLTGRVADPSLFLAPMAHRLGWDLDDWPRMAAGTLVGHLLECAGQVTGGYFADPGAKEVPDLANLGFPYAAVESDGTAVIGKLPDTGGLVSTATVREQLLYEVTDPAGYRTPDVVLDFREVRAEQVAADRVRISGAVGRPRPEELKVSVGYRAGHRAECGISYAGPNADRRARLAADIVTTRLRGTGLRIRADVLGRADECRLRVAALAPDPELADLVCHEVESLYTNGPAGGGGVRTDVREVIGIVSTLIPRTEVETRVTVLEADGAAA; translated from the coding sequence ATGCGGATCGGCAGCGGAGCCGGGTTCGCCGGCGACCGGATCGAACCCGCGGTGCAGCTGGCGGCGCGCGGCGAGCTGGACGACCTGGTGCTGGAGTGCCTGGCGGAGCGCACCATCGCGCTCGGCCAGCAGCGCCGCCTCCGCGACCCGGCGCTGGGCCACGACCCCCGGCTGCGCGCCCGCTTCCGCCCGCTGCTGCCGGTCGCCATCGGCAACGGCGTCCGCGTGGTGACCAACATGGGCTCGGCGAATCCCCTCGCCGCGGGCGAGACGACCCGCGACCTGCTGGTGGAATCCGGCCTGCGCGGGCGGATCGCGGTGGTCACCGGCGACGACGTGCTGGACCGGCTGGACCTGCGCGAACCGGCGCTGGAGGACGGCATCGCGCTGGCCGCTCACGGCGAGGTCGTCTCGGCCAACGCCTACCTCGGCGCCGAAGCGCTGCTCCCCGCCCTGGACACCGGCGCGGACGTGGTGCTGACCGGCCGGGTCGCCGATCCCTCGCTGTTCCTGGCCCCGATGGCGCACCGGCTCGGCTGGGACCTCGACGACTGGCCGCGGATGGCGGCCGGAACGCTCGTCGGCCACCTCCTGGAGTGCGCCGGGCAGGTCACCGGCGGCTACTTCGCCGATCCCGGCGCGAAGGAGGTGCCGGACCTGGCGAACCTCGGATTCCCTTATGCCGCAGTGGAATCCGATGGAACCGCGGTGATCGGGAAGCTCCCGGACACCGGCGGTCTGGTCTCCACCGCGACCGTGCGCGAGCAGTTGCTCTACGAGGTGACCGACCCGGCGGGCTACCGCACGCCCGACGTGGTGCTGGACTTCCGCGAGGTGCGGGCGGAGCAGGTCGCGGCGGACCGGGTCCGGATCAGCGGCGCGGTCGGCAGGCCGCGGCCCGAGGAGCTGAAGGTCAGCGTCGGCTACCGCGCCGGGCACCGCGCCGAGTGCGGGATCTCCTACGCCGGGCCGAATGCCGACCGCCGAGCCCGCCTGGCGGCCGACATCGTCACCACCCGGCTGCGCGGCACCGGCCTGCGCATCCGCGCCGACGTCCTCGGGAGAGCCGACGAGTGCCGGCTGCGGGTCGCCGCGCTGGCCCCGGACCCGGAGCTGGCCGACCTGGTGTGCCACGAGGTCGAATCGCTCTACACCAACGGACCGGCGGGTGGCGGCGGAGTCCGCACCGACGTCCGCGAGGTGATCGGGATCGTCTCGACGCTGATCCCCCGAACCGAGGTGGAAACCCGCGTGACCGTGCTGGAGGCCGACGGTGCTGCTGCATGA
- a CDS encoding AtuA-related protein has translation MLLHDIAHCRAGDKGDTSTLSLFPHRDEDYDLLVREVTADRVREHLAVRGEVRRWELPNLRALQFTCHRALEGGVTTSLALDTHGKTLSSRLLAMRL, from the coding sequence GTGCTGCTGCATGACATCGCCCACTGCCGGGCCGGGGACAAGGGCGACACCTCGACGCTGTCGCTGTTCCCGCACCGCGACGAGGACTACGACCTGCTGGTCCGCGAGGTGACGGCCGACCGCGTGCGCGAGCACCTGGCGGTCCGCGGCGAGGTCCGCCGCTGGGAGCTCCCGAACCTCCGAGCCCTCCAGTTCACCTGCCACCGAGCCCTCGAAGGAGGAGTGACGACCTCCCTGGCCCTGGACACCCACGGCAAAACCCTCAGCTCCCGCCTGCTCGCGATGCGGCTGTGA
- a CDS encoding LysR substrate-binding domain-containing protein — protein sequence MVPTGHPFGRCGSVELEGLARHTVFGVVSSAPQYWWDFHVPPETPSGKQVRRGQSVPTFQELIALVAAGQGITPVAASVTRYFAHPGVAFVPLRDAPPTEVALVWRTAGLNSRVRAFAHAAADAVRANGGPAAF from the coding sequence ATGGTGCCCACCGGGCACCCGTTCGGGCGGTGCGGGTCGGTGGAGCTGGAGGGCCTCGCGCGCCACACCGTGTTCGGCGTGGTCAGCAGTGCCCCGCAGTACTGGTGGGACTTCCACGTGCCTCCGGAGACCCCGAGCGGGAAGCAGGTGCGGCGGGGCCAGTCGGTGCCGACCTTCCAGGAGCTGATCGCGCTGGTCGCCGCCGGGCAGGGCATCACGCCGGTCGCGGCCTCGGTGACCAGGTACTTCGCGCACCCGGGCGTCGCCTTCGTGCCGCTGCGCGACGCGCCGCCGACCGAGGTCGCGCTGGTCTGGCGCACCGCCGGGCTGAACTCCCGGGTGCGCGCTTTCGCGCATGCCGCCGCCGACGCCGTGCGCGCCAACGGCGGCCCCGCCGCCTTCTGA
- a CDS encoding geranylgeranyl reductase family protein, with translation MTSATSRRRPDDDAEVIVVGAGPAGSTAATYLARAGLDVLLLEKSVFPREKVCGDGITPRGVKQLIDLGIDTREEAGWLHNRGLRVVGGGVEVELDWPSLASFPPYGVVRPRNDFDDLLARNAQRAGARLVQQTTVTGAVTDERTGRITGVTAKSGPERTPVTYRAPLVVACDGVSARLALSVGIEKREDRPMGVAVRRYYTSPRTKDDFLESHLELWDRSDPDKPTLLPGYGWIFPMGDGTVNVGLGILSTSKAYGKTDYRQLLRSWLDGTPEEWGFREDNATGRIGGAALPMGFNRTPHYRNGLLLVGDAGGMVNPFNGEGIAYAMESAALAAECVVHALARPDGFSREQALRRYPAAVQQALGGYFRMGNIFSKLIGNPVVMRTATKHGLPRTVLMRFVLKLLANLYDEKGGDVMDRVISTTTRLTPSA, from the coding sequence ATGACCAGCGCCACCAGCCGCCGTCGACCGGACGACGACGCGGAGGTGATCGTCGTCGGGGCCGGTCCGGCCGGATCGACGGCGGCGACGTACCTGGCCAGGGCCGGCCTGGACGTCCTGCTTCTGGAGAAGAGCGTCTTCCCGCGGGAGAAGGTCTGCGGCGACGGCATCACCCCGCGCGGCGTCAAGCAGCTCATCGACCTCGGCATCGACACCCGGGAGGAAGCGGGCTGGCTGCACAACCGCGGCCTGCGGGTGGTCGGTGGCGGGGTCGAGGTCGAGCTGGACTGGCCGAGCCTGGCCAGCTTCCCGCCGTACGGCGTGGTGCGGCCCCGCAACGACTTCGACGACCTGCTCGCGCGCAACGCGCAGCGGGCCGGCGCCCGGCTGGTCCAGCAGACCACGGTGACCGGCGCGGTCACCGACGAGCGGACCGGCCGGATCACCGGGGTGACCGCGAAGTCCGGGCCCGAGCGCACGCCGGTCACCTACCGGGCGCCGCTGGTGGTGGCCTGCGACGGCGTCTCCGCGCGGCTGGCGCTGTCGGTCGGCATCGAGAAGCGCGAGGACCGCCCGATGGGCGTGGCCGTGCGGCGCTACTACACCAGCCCGCGCACCAAGGACGACTTCCTGGAATCGCACCTGGAGCTGTGGGACCGCTCGGACCCGGACAAGCCCACGCTGCTGCCGGGCTACGGCTGGATCTTCCCGATGGGCGACGGGACGGTGAACGTCGGACTGGGCATCCTGTCCACCTCCAAGGCCTACGGCAAGACCGACTACCGGCAGCTGCTGCGCTCCTGGCTGGACGGCACGCCGGAGGAGTGGGGCTTCCGCGAGGACAACGCGACCGGGCGGATCGGCGGCGCCGCGCTGCCGATGGGCTTCAACCGGACGCCGCACTACCGCAACGGCTTGCTGCTCGTCGGCGACGCGGGCGGGATGGTCAACCCGTTCAACGGCGAGGGCATCGCCTACGCGATGGAATCCGCGGCGCTGGCCGCCGAGTGCGTGGTGCACGCGCTGGCCCGGCCGGACGGGTTCTCCCGGGAGCAGGCGCTGCGCCGGTACCCGGCTGCGGTGCAGCAGGCGCTGGGCGGCTACTTCCGGATGGGCAACATCTTCAGCAAGTTGATTGGCAATCCGGTGGTCATGCGCACCGCCACGAAGCACGGTCTACCGAGGACCGTGCTGATGCGTTTCGTGTTGAAACTGTTGGCAAATCTCTACGACGAGAAGGGCGGGGACGTGATGGACCGTGTGATCAGCACCACTACTCGTCTCACCCCTAGCGCCTGA
- a CDS encoding NADH-quinone oxidoreductase subunit A, with protein sequence MLDPYIPLVLLLALAFAFALFSVTIAPLVGPRRYNKAKLDAYECGIEPSPQPVIGGGRMPVSYYLTAMMFILFDIEMVFLYPYAVTADALGLWGAGAVVLFILTFGFADLYVWRRGGFDWN encoded by the coding sequence ATGCTCGATCCCTACATCCCGCTCGTGCTGTTGCTGGCGCTCGCGTTCGCGTTCGCGCTGTTCTCGGTCACGATCGCTCCGCTCGTCGGCCCCCGCCGCTACAACAAGGCGAAGCTCGACGCCTACGAGTGCGGCATCGAGCCCTCGCCGCAGCCGGTGATCGGCGGCGGCCGGATGCCGGTCTCGTACTACCTGACCGCGATGATGTTCATCCTCTTCGACATCGAGATGGTCTTTCTGTACCCCTACGCGGTGACCGCGGACGCGCTCGGGCTCTGGGGCGCGGGTGCCGTGGTGCTGTTCATCCTCACGTTCGGATTCGCCGACCTCTACGTGTGGCGGCGAGGTGGCTTCGACTGGAACTGA
- a CDS encoding NuoB/complex I 20 kDa subunit family protein: MGIEAQLPNGILLANVEKLVNWTRKTSMWPATFGLACCAIEMMTVGGSRYDIARFGMERFSATPRQADLMIVAGRVTNKMAPVLRQIYDQMPEPRWVLAMGVCASSGGMFNNYAVVQGVDHVVPVDMYLPGCPPRPEMLLDAILKLHAKIMDEPINAKRAQLKLESGERTPMIPSSERYAPKSEAQRRRVARKQVAQRREMGSDPSLGAFADSPQRPRELKAGR, from the coding sequence ATGGGAATTGAAGCGCAGTTGCCCAACGGCATCCTGTTGGCCAACGTGGAAAAGCTCGTCAACTGGACGCGGAAGACCTCGATGTGGCCCGCGACGTTCGGGCTGGCCTGCTGCGCCATCGAGATGATGACGGTCGGCGGTTCCCGCTACGACATCGCGCGGTTCGGCATGGAGCGGTTCTCCGCCACTCCCCGGCAGGCCGATCTGATGATCGTGGCCGGCCGGGTCACCAACAAGATGGCGCCGGTGCTGCGGCAGATCTACGACCAGATGCCGGAGCCGCGCTGGGTGCTGGCGATGGGCGTGTGCGCGTCCAGCGGCGGCATGTTCAACAACTACGCCGTGGTGCAGGGCGTGGACCACGTGGTGCCGGTTGACATGTACCTGCCGGGCTGCCCGCCGCGCCCGGAGATGCTCCTGGACGCGATCCTCAAGCTGCACGCCAAGATCATGGACGAGCCGATCAACGCCAAGCGCGCGCAGCTGAAGCTGGAGAGCGGCGAGCGCACCCCGATGATCCCGTCCTCCGAGCGGTACGCGCCGAAGAGCGAGGCGCAGCGCCGACGCGTGGCGCGCAAGCAGGTCGCGCAGCGCCGGGAGATGGGTTCCGATCCGTCGTTGGGGGCGTTCGCGGATTCACCGCAGCGGCCCCGCGAGCTCAAAGCGGGCAGGTGA
- a CDS encoding NADH-quinone oxidoreductase subunit C — protein MADNESEQRWAVERARPQSGPVAGRARQGMFGVRGTGDTSGYGGLRLPAYVPPAAERPYGGWFDEVADALLAALGERGLPADTVQQVTVDRGEITFYVRTDQLLEVCRALRDDPALRFELCSSVSGVDYGPEVPQRLHSVCHLTSMTYRRRIRVEVAVDVEDPHVPSVVEVYPTADFQERETWDMFGIVYDGHPALTRILMPDDWDGHPQRKDYPLGGIPVEYKGAEIPPPDQRRAYS, from the coding sequence TTGGCTGACAACGAATCCGAGCAGCGCTGGGCGGTCGAACGCGCCCGGCCGCAGTCCGGCCCGGTGGCCGGTCGCGCGCGGCAGGGCATGTTCGGCGTGCGCGGCACGGGAGACACCTCGGGCTACGGCGGACTGCGCCTGCCCGCCTACGTGCCGCCCGCCGCGGAGCGCCCGTACGGCGGCTGGTTCGACGAGGTGGCCGACGCGCTGCTGGCCGCGCTGGGCGAGCGCGGGCTGCCCGCCGACACCGTGCAGCAGGTGACGGTCGACCGCGGCGAGATCACCTTCTACGTGCGCACCGACCAGCTGCTGGAGGTCTGCCGCGCGCTGCGCGACGACCCGGCGCTGCGCTTCGAGCTGTGCAGCTCGGTCTCCGGCGTGGACTACGGGCCGGAGGTGCCGCAGCGGCTGCACTCGGTCTGCCACCTGACGTCGATGACCTACCGGCGCCGGATCCGCGTCGAGGTCGCGGTGGACGTCGAGGACCCGCACGTGCCGTCGGTGGTCGAGGTCTACCCGACCGCGGACTTCCAGGAGCGCGAGACCTGGGACATGTTCGGGATCGTCTACGACGGGCACCCGGCGCTCACCAGGATCCTGATGCCGGACGACTGGGACGGCCACCCGCAGCGCAAGGACTACCCGCTGGGCGGCATCCCGGTCGAGTACAAGGGCGCCGAGATCCCGCCACCGGATCAGCGCAGGGCGTACTCATGA
- a CDS encoding NADH-quinone oxidoreductase subunit D, which produces MSTESLAGTGFGDPEAAESRETTEGRVYTVTGGDWDEFIDDTAGEERVVINLGPQHPSTHGVLRLVLELEGETVTKARSVIGYLHTGIEKNTEYRTWTQGVTFVTRMDYLAPLHNEAAYCLGVEKLLGIEAPPRAQTFRVMLMELNRISSHLVFLATGAMELGATTGMTFGFREREEVLHLLEFLTGLRMNHAFIRPGGTAQDLPEGWQQKVKSFIEVMDSRLPAYDKLFTGQPIWKQRLKDVGYLPLDGALQLGVTGPLLRSAGLAWDLRKIEPYCGYEDYEFEVPTSTDADCYARYLLRLEEIHQSLKIVRQCVDKMEPGSHMVEDAKIAWPSKLSIGPDGMGNSLEHVRKIMGQSMESLIHHFKLVTEGFDVPPGQVYSPVESPRGELGMHLVSDGGTRPMRVHVREPSFVNLQAMPAMCEGGLVADVIAAVASIDPVMGGVDR; this is translated from the coding sequence ATGAGTACCGAATCACTGGCCGGCACCGGTTTCGGCGATCCCGAAGCGGCCGAGTCGCGGGAGACGACCGAGGGCCGGGTCTACACCGTCACCGGTGGCGACTGGGACGAGTTCATCGACGATACCGCCGGTGAGGAGCGGGTCGTCATCAACCTCGGCCCGCAGCACCCGTCGACGCACGGCGTGCTCCGGCTGGTGCTGGAGCTCGAGGGCGAGACCGTCACCAAGGCCCGCTCGGTGATCGGCTACCTGCACACCGGCATCGAGAAGAACACCGAGTACCGCACCTGGACCCAGGGCGTCACCTTCGTGACGCGGATGGACTACCTGGCGCCGCTGCACAACGAGGCCGCCTACTGCCTCGGCGTGGAGAAGCTGCTCGGCATCGAGGCGCCGCCGCGGGCCCAGACGTTCCGCGTGATGCTCATGGAGCTCAACCGGATCTCCTCGCACCTGGTGTTCCTGGCGACCGGTGCGATGGAGCTCGGCGCCACCACCGGCATGACCTTCGGCTTCCGCGAGCGCGAGGAGGTCCTGCACCTGCTGGAGTTCCTGACCGGGCTGCGGATGAACCACGCGTTCATCCGGCCGGGCGGCACCGCGCAGGACCTGCCGGAGGGCTGGCAGCAGAAGGTGAAGTCGTTCATCGAGGTGATGGACTCCCGGCTGCCCGCCTACGACAAGCTGTTCACCGGTCAGCCGATCTGGAAGCAGCGCCTCAAGGACGTCGGCTACCTGCCGCTGGACGGCGCGCTGCAGCTGGGCGTCACCGGGCCGCTGCTGCGCTCCGCCGGCCTGGCCTGGGACCTGCGCAAGATCGAGCCGTACTGCGGGTACGAGGACTACGAGTTCGAGGTGCCGACCAGCACCGACGCCGACTGCTACGCCCGGTACCTGCTGCGGCTGGAGGAGATCCACCAGTCGCTGAAGATCGTCCGGCAGTGCGTGGACAAGATGGAGCCCGGCTCGCACATGGTCGAGGACGCGAAGATCGCGTGGCCGTCGAAGCTGAGCATCGGGCCGGACGGCATGGGCAACTCGCTGGAGCACGTCCGCAAGATCATGGGTCAGTCGATGGAATCGCTGATCCACCACTTCAAGCTGGTGACCGAGGGCTTCGACGTGCCGCCGGGGCAGGTGTACTCGCCGGTCGAGTCGCCGCGCGGCGAGCTCGGCATGCACCTGGTCTCCGACGGCGGCACCCGGCCGATGCGGGTGCACGTCCGGGAACCCAGCTTCGTGAACCTGCAGGCGATGCCCGCGATGTGCGAAGGCGGACTGGTGGCCGACGTGATCGCGGCGGTCGCCTCCATCGACCCGGTGATGGGCGGGGTGGATCGATGA
- the nuoE gene encoding NADH-quinone oxidoreductase subunit NuoE: MTEQFQFTTTDDAAEAADTSVFDEQTRSEAQQIIARYPEPRSALLPMLHLVQSVQGHVSPAGIQFCADQLALTTAEVSAVATFYTMYKRKPCGQHLVSVCTNTLCAALGGDAIYRTLGEHLGVGHDETAGTPGEEGSITLEHAECLAACDLAPVLQVNYEYFDNQTPEQALELVKALQRGEKPAPTRGPALSDFRGAERQLAGFFDDLESTVAGPSAAVETLRGAQLAHERGWTAPSMPDDVELPPVPEKK, translated from the coding sequence ATGACCGAGCAGTTCCAGTTCACCACCACGGACGACGCGGCGGAGGCCGCCGACACGTCGGTGTTCGACGAGCAGACGCGCTCCGAGGCGCAGCAGATCATCGCGCGGTACCCGGAGCCCCGGTCCGCGCTGCTGCCGATGCTGCACCTCGTGCAGTCGGTGCAGGGGCACGTCAGCCCGGCGGGGATCCAGTTCTGCGCCGACCAGCTGGCGCTGACCACCGCCGAGGTCAGCGCGGTCGCCACCTTCTACACCATGTACAAGCGCAAGCCGTGCGGTCAGCACCTGGTGAGCGTGTGCACCAACACGCTGTGCGCGGCGCTGGGCGGCGACGCGATCTACCGGACGCTCGGCGAGCACCTGGGCGTCGGGCACGACGAGACCGCGGGCACTCCCGGCGAGGAGGGCTCGATCACCCTCGAGCACGCCGAGTGCCTGGCGGCCTGCGACCTCGCGCCGGTGCTGCAGGTGAACTACGAGTACTTCGACAACCAGACGCCGGAGCAGGCGCTGGAACTGGTGAAGGCGTTGCAGCGCGGGGAGAAGCCGGCGCCGACGCGCGGTCCGGCGCTGTCCGACTTCCGCGGTGCGGAGCGCCAGCTGGCCGGCTTCTTCGACGACCTGGAGTCCACTGTGGCCGGTCCGTCGGCTGCGGTCGAGACGCTGCGCGGCGCGCAGCTGGCCCACGAGCGCGGCTGGACCGCGCCCAGCATGCCCGACGACGTGGAACTGCCGCCGGTGCCGGAGAAGAAGTGA
- the nuoF gene encoding NADH-quinone oxidoreductase subunit NuoF, producing MTRPSISPVTPVLTKRWLSPNSWTLRTYEQLEGYTALRKALAGTPDQLVELVKSAGLRGRGGAGFPAGVKWSFMPKEPTKPHYLVINADEGEPGTCKDIPLMMADPHSLIEGCVIASYAMRANHCMIYVRGEALHPIRRLNNAVREAYQAGYLGKDILGSGFDLDIVVHAGAGAYICGEETALLDSLEGKRGQPRLKPPFPAAAGLYACPTTVNNVETIATVPYIVNGGADWFRTMGGEKSPGPKIYSISGHVEKPGQYEAPLGTTLRELLELAGGMKDGIPLKFWTPGGSSTPMFTAEHLDVPLDFEGAAEAGSMLGTTAVMVFNETVSVPWAVMKWTQFYEHESCGKCTPCREGTYWLAQVLERMVAGHGTQEDIDTLLDICDNIFGRSFCALGDGAVSPIVSGIKYFREEFLALCEKNKTGEPELVGAAR from the coding sequence ATGACGCGACCAAGCATCAGCCCGGTGACGCCGGTCCTGACCAAGCGGTGGCTCTCGCCGAACTCCTGGACCCTGCGCACCTACGAGCAGCTGGAGGGCTACACCGCGCTGCGCAAGGCGCTGGCGGGCACGCCCGACCAGCTCGTCGAACTGGTCAAGTCGGCGGGCCTGCGCGGGCGCGGCGGCGCCGGGTTCCCGGCGGGCGTGAAGTGGAGCTTCATGCCCAAGGAGCCCACCAAGCCGCACTACCTGGTGATCAACGCCGACGAGGGCGAACCGGGTACCTGCAAGGACATCCCGCTGATGATGGCCGATCCGCACTCGCTGATCGAGGGCTGCGTCATCGCCAGCTACGCGATGCGCGCCAACCACTGCATGATCTACGTGCGCGGTGAGGCGCTGCACCCGATCCGGCGGCTGAACAACGCGGTGCGCGAGGCCTACCAGGCCGGCTACCTGGGCAAGGACATCCTGGGCTCCGGGTTCGACCTGGACATCGTGGTGCACGCGGGCGCGGGCGCCTACATCTGCGGCGAGGAGACCGCGCTGCTGGACTCGCTGGAGGGCAAGCGCGGGCAGCCGCGGCTCAAGCCGCCGTTCCCGGCCGCCGCCGGCCTCTACGCCTGCCCGACCACGGTGAACAACGTCGAGACGATCGCCACCGTGCCCTACATCGTCAACGGCGGCGCCGACTGGTTCCGCACCATGGGCGGCGAGAAGTCGCCGGGCCCGAAGATCTACTCGATCTCCGGGCACGTGGAGAAGCCGGGCCAGTACGAGGCCCCGCTGGGCACCACGCTGCGGGAGCTGCTGGAGCTGGCGGGCGGCATGAAGGACGGCATCCCGCTGAAGTTCTGGACGCCGGGCGGCTCGTCGACGCCGATGTTCACCGCCGAGCACCTGGACGTGCCGCTGGACTTCGAGGGCGCGGCCGAGGCCGGTTCGATGCTGGGCACCACCGCGGTGATGGTGTTCAACGAGACGGTGTCGGTGCCGTGGGCCGTGATGAAGTGGACGCAGTTCTACGAGCACGAGTCCTGCGGCAAGTGCACGCCCTGCCGCGAGGGCACCTACTGGCTGGCCCAGGTGCTGGAGCGGATGGTCGCCGGACACGGCACCCAGGAGGACATCGACACCCTCCTGGACATCTGCGACAACATCTTCGGCCGCTCGTTCTGCGCGCTCGGCGACGGCGCGGTGAGCCCGATCGTCAGCGGCATCAAGTACTTCCGCGAGGAGTTCCTCGCTTTGTGTGAGAAGAACAAGACCGGCGAGCCGGAACTGGTAGGAGCGGCCCGATGA